The genomic stretch gttttctgttgcacaactaaaactactatTAAACGCACATGTTTCACcacaacaagttccttccgagCCTATTTCGCCAATTCCACAGCTTTCTCCAATTGTGAtgggtttaaagacatgccaataaaccagtgcATAATTTCCTCCCAATccccgaatgctatgtggagtagccagaccctcctccaaagcacgctGGAGGAAAAAGTGAGTCTGACAGAAGGGTAATTAGGCCCAAATGGGTTCCAACGGATATCCACCACAAGAGAAGAttaatgaggaaaaatccaaaTGTAATAATGTCGACACCAAGGCACAAAAGATGGTAAAGAGAACCATGCAAGATCATACCATCCTGCTGCCACATGCATGCTCTAACACAGGGGAAACCTTTAAATACATGGACGTAAGAAAAGCTCCTTTTACGTACATTGAAGAGGTGTCAATTTATTGTAATAACATCAATAATGAAATTAAGACCTTGGATTGTGTGGTATTTGTGTAAATGAAAGAAGATTTCATTGCAGACAGATTTATTAAACCCTGAGATTAAAAGGCATTAAGCTTCTTATGACGTTTTCACTACCATACTTTTAGTTTCCTGTCAAGTTTTGTTCCTGTCTTGACAAgagaatatacatttttgttacttttatacCACATCAAGTAGTGATTGCTCATAAACACAACAAGTTGCCCTCAAACTTGCCAAGACAGATGGAATGAATAACTTTTCTCTACCTTGACCAGAGCATCAAGTATCAGGGTGGCGACACTCTTCTCTTCATTGTCCTGTTCAAACAGGATCTCCATCACAGAGTccctggagaaaaaaaggagagaaaatgtaataaGTGACTTTGGGGGGGAAACAAGTCTAATGTATTGTCCCACAGTTAGACGGTACAGCATGAGACAAACCCAGAGTCTAAGCTGCTCATTTTACAGAAGGACCTTCTACCGTGACAAAGGGAAACATGACTGCAATTAAGAATACAAACACCCATGGAAATACCTCCAgttaaaaaaagccaaaacagaAAGCATCATTTGATGAGCTACCTGATTGATCCTTTGACGTGCAAGATCTTCTCCCCATCCAGAGGGTAGTCAACATCTGGAGGCGGGGCTGGACGctgcaaacacattcacaagACGGGAGAATTGGAAATAAACCCACAGTAATGCAATATTCAATGTAAACATGTGGTTACATATAAAAACCAGTAGACAACCAACATGGCACTTACTTCAGCTGCACCATCCAGGTTAAATTTGGCTTCCTGGATCTGAAGGCCTCTGTGCAGGTCACTGACAAAGCATGTTCTGActgcaggagacaggagacaagACTAATGAGCAGACGTCCAAactaaaagacacatttataaCTAAGGATTAACATTTACACCAATGTccttaaagcacccatattctgcttattttcaggttcataattgtatttcgaggttgtaccagaaaaggtttacatggtttaattttcaaaaaacaccatatttttgttgtactacacattgcgcagttatgacacaatcattagcctagttttataaaaacagctgctgcggagccataacgtgagctacaaggtaatggagccttttacacattgtcctgtttctttagaaataaacaacggacaaatttagtctttaaatgcttcagatgtaaagtaaTTCCCTGTCAAAGTGGAGCCGAAATTAATGGAAGTCAATGCGATGCTAAcagcaggtgatggctttgtagcattaaaatggcgccatgggagctccGCTTAGAGACGAGAGGCTTACCCCTGATGCACACTAGCTAAGTAAGGACAACATCAGCTAGCtactgtttttaaaactttggtcagtccaaggcaggatttaCTTAATTGACATGGACTATTTTGCAGCACAAACCAAATAAATGAGATATCTCTAGCATTATGAAACACACATCAGTTTTATAGCTAGGACAATACTCCAGTGGACGGATGGTAAGGAAGGAAGCAAGCAAACACAGTCTCAATAGAAGTTTGGatcttttgtgttgtttcttttgggGAATGCTGCCTTTGGAAGGGAataattaaactttttaaactCCATCAAACCTACCCTTGATATCCTCCACAGTCTCCTCTGGGATAGttcctgaaaaacacacataaacaaagtgaaacttaattttttttttactgattggCGTATTCCCAAATGATCCATTTCCCTTCCAAATTAGATGTGTGATGAGGCAGAAGCAGGAGTTTGGGGAATGTCAGAAGTGTCAAATAAACATAGGTAAAACGAACATAGAATCTGGCATTCTGGTATTTTGTCACTACTGTTAATTAACAAATCCTGTATGATTTAGATTTGTGGGCATTCATTTCTCTCTGTGAATCATGCACAGTGTAAAGGGTTGATTACAGAGATCTCAGCCCCTCTGTGCTTACTGCAGAAGTGCAGTTCATTTAACAGTCAAGCGGCTGGCTGGCTTAAttattgatgtactgtatatataagtgGAGCTTCTCTAACTCTGCTGCAGCTCTGGTTCTCACAGCTCAACACGATGCTTCAGGTTCCTCCATCAAGAAACAGTGTGGGGAGAAAACTCTAAAATAGACTGTATGCATATGTATAATTCAAAAATTGAGAATGGGCTTCACTCTAATGTCACTCAGAAACCAGCTCTGCTTATGAATAGTTAATGATGCAAAATAGGTAAAagccattgtgtttttttctgcattgtaaaacaaatcagCAGTCCATGTCAGTTTATCcattcaaaaagacaaaacgtGGTTTTCCTGTAATTACCAATAGCAGCTGGTACACTCTGCCCAGTGGTGGTGTCGGTGTCCACAGTGCACTGTTCCACAAGAAGTCCATCTAATTCTCTTTAATAAATACAGAGAGATGCTATGTTAACGGTAGGGGAAAAGCACATCAGAAACTATAAAAGGTTCCATTTTACAGTCGCAAGATTTGCAATCAACATGGATcagctgtgtaaaaaaataagtgttcTTTTCACAGACAAGTGTGCACAAAATATAACAACTTGCAAAGTCGCACACTCCTCTGGAATCTGTTAGAGCTACTTACTTATGAATGGCTTTCCCTCCCAAAGGCAAAGCCTCCCAAGCTGGAAGAATAGGAGTGCACTCATAAACCTGATTTTACAGTTAAGGCATTATCAGATACAGTTTATACACAATACAATAAACCTTCTTTTTGCATGTACATAATCAGAAATATCATAGAACAATGGAATAACACATCAGTAATCCATCAAAAGTAAGACAGTCGCCCTCTGCTTCCAGTTTTTGCACTGGACTGATCTAAATGTGTTCTGGACCACTCTCTCGAATGGACAACCGGAGATTAAACTCACACCCATCTTCTCTCCTGATTACCTTTACCTAACCAGTGAGATGTACCTTTAATGGTCAAAGACTCCAAGATGACAGGAAAAAGGATACAGGTAGCACCAGCGTTTCTGTGTGGCCACAGTCCATCACCAGCGCCGAGTTGATTCCCAAAGTCATGATGGCCATGAGGTGGCTTGGGGCAAACAACACAGAGGGCACCTGGAAAACACCATCAAAGAATAACACatagaaaacaacacacaaacacgcgcaCGCACttacgcatgcacgcacgcacacacacacacacacacacacacacacacacacacacacacagatcccttTTTCCTATatcatcattctttttaaattaccccaaaataacatgaatgattccagacaacgctctttgccaagtacaaatctcttctTCCATTAATTTTTGGGCGTGTTATTCCATTTTgtagcatttaaataaaataaaaagaagttgTTTCCAAATAGTCTTGAGTAAaagttaattattaaaaaatgagtatccatcaacatccattcctttaatttttgtctcaataattcctaatttctgcttttctaactcaaacattaggtataatatcctacaaattaggtttattgaccgtaaattccaaaaataactgtaaaactaaaattaataagttagtgttacgtagtgttgaaaacttcaaaaaaagggacaagcattgaaaaatgcatcaaaaatgttggaaaaaaagggacaaaaacttaagaaaaagctttaaaaattgataaaaagcctaaacaaaagtgttgatttttacgGTTTTGACGGtaagataacacaagggttaaaaagaagATACTGCAGGACTTTCTTTACTGCAGTCACACTGAAGTCCCTATACTTTTCAAATTGATGTGGAAATCCCATTTTGGAGCATAAATGAAGTATATTTCCATAAGTACATCTGTGACACGCATGGTCAACGTCAACACTTTTTGCCTAACATTTGTGCAGCTATAAAACACCTCTCTGGTTGGTTTCCATACCTCAAACTGTTTAAAGAAAACCTTGGTGAGTGTCTCCCTGAAGTGAGACGGGCAGAGGATGGACTCGATGATGACCACCCTTCTGTCGCGGGGGTTCACTAGCAGGTGCCTGGTTGAGACAAATGGGAAGAAAAACTTTGATATGATGAGGCAGGACCACAGCCCGTGTAATTCATAAAGGAACTTTAACACTTAGAATGAATAACTAATGCAGCAGAGTCTCACCTGAAGTACAGTAAATGGATAAACTCTTTGAGGACGACATAGAGCTCTTCTGTATTGATGTTGTACTGAACCACTTTGATGGCCTGAAAGTCAGACACCACATTAACATACAATTTGCAGTTTCCAAACATCATACCAAATGACTACACTCAGCAAAACACAGCGATGTCTCACCTGCTGCTGTCCCGGTTTCCGGATCTCGCTCGGAATTATGAACCTGGGCCCCGTTTCCCCTGCAAAGCCGCATCTGTAACAAACAGAAACTACCAGCTGAGCTGCAAGAGGCcatgaagaaaaaatgaagaCTTATACTTATAGTTTAATAATATAACTAGAAAGACTAAAACAATCAGTAACCTTTTTTAGGCTCGTACAGATTGCAGAACACAAGCAAAGCTGCATACAAAGACTTGGCTTAAAGGGCTATACAATCATTTTTTGAAATAGCAAAAGTCGTTTAAGTAAGTtgcatataaatataataacagTGCAGCTTTGTGTCAAATGTGTTTAGACAGTAACTGTAGACAAAGACATCTTTATAAAAAGACAACAGTCCTCATGATCGGCATGTGACTTGCCTCAGGGCAGTCTCTCATCTTTATTACATAATCAATTTGCCTAAAATTACAGCAACATGGATTATGTATTACTGAAGCCATACGAAATTGTACTATGGCATTTTTGGTAAATCTCCAGTAATAAGCTTATTGTAAATACCCTAAATGCTGGGATGTGTCAAATATAATGGTGGGTGAAGTAACTTTTACTATCAGAAGCTATCAGATTAGCTTTACAAAACTATAGAGCAAGGTCACTATAACAACAGTCACCATGGGTTAGTAATTAGTTAGAAGCTTGTCTGGACTGATGAAGCAGAACTTATGTGTTGTTCAGTTGGTCAGTTAGCTACATCTAATGTAATCCAATTTccaccaataaaataaaaagcttctTTATACCTGCATGTCTAGCTAGCTAAACTCTTTTCACAAAGTTTAGCTACAGCATGAAATGGACTCAATTGTCAGAAGTTGAcccaaatgcaaaaatgtaatgttgaaaaactaTAATTGGCAATGGAGCGGACTATAAGAGGCTATTGGCGTCCAGTACAGTTGTCTGTCTTTACTTATTGGATTTTATCTTAGCTTTAATTTGGCATTAGCTAACACACAAGCTAAGTACAGACATGTCTAACGTCAGTtagtttgctagctagctaggtagaTCTGACTGTCCGCTTTCTAGCTAATTTTCTACTGGTGTACAATTGTGCATATGTACATGTGTGCTTTTATAGACCTAGCTAAAGTGCCAAGACACGGGAAGTTAACGTACAGTTAgttcagtaaataaatatacattagCTTATTTTGCTAACCGAAgggctagctagctatgttaACAAGACGTGCCAACGGCTGGTGACGTTACTCACTTTGTGTACGCTGCTCCTAAGTCTATAACGATCGCAGTCTTCTCTCCCCCGCTTCCCAACCCATCAAATAAGggcattttattatttgaatgAAGAATGTCAGCTCTTAGCTTTGACAGAAGCAAATTTTCATCGCATTGATCAAAGAGATGGACAAAAAACTGTTGTCTTCCGGTTGGGTTGGGTAGGGGCGTCAGAAACGCGATGACGTCACGCCGATTGCCTGATcaaaacatgctcaaaatgatGAAAGCTTTGTTTTCACCAAATACTCAGATGAAGCAATCAAATGCAgactttttaaatacaaaaagtgaacattaataaactttaaaaatagaataaattaaattacagacAAGTTAAAAGTACACATGTCCTGTATGGTTTCCATCCATTTTGCAGATGTTGTGATGTCTTtcttatgttgtgttgtgtagctATTGTATAGGCTTCATTaaaacattggggaaaaaatgtattttagggGGGGCAGGGAACTGTTGTCAAATGATTATAAATGGTAAAAAAGGTTCTTAAAAAGTTCTATTGATTGTCCCTCTAACTATTGATACATACATGTAACCCAtggttgatgatgatgatgataatccATATTTTCTAATATTGGATCTCTGTCCCTACAGGATTCTCTGatggaaataaaagcaaataatcaTACCATTTTTAAGACAATAACCATTTCAAATTACCATATCATTAACTGTATTTGGTGTTTCAGTCATTTTCGACCTCATGCTCATACATGCACCTGCTTGCATGCTGTGCCATTTTGGATTAACTGTGCTAATTGAAAGGGCCCGGGTGGTCCCAAAGAAATAAATCTGCGGTTcacaaaaaatgatttgtttagCACAGGAGCATATTTGCTCACAATCTAATAGAATGAGGAAACAGGGAgttcaaaataataatgcaagAACATGTGCATTATACCTTTTGTGTTATCTTCTTGTTTTCTAACAGAGCTCTTTTACACCAAACAAACCACAACATCTTAACCATATCCAATGTAGACTCTTTCTGTTATAGTTCACATTAATTATAATTAACCGTGTATTTTTCAGATTGGAAAATATGAGATATGACATAGaaatcatttatcatttatttattcataatacATTAtccattttcaaagaaaattggtgtccttaaaggtttgaTTTTCCTAAGTTCAAAAGCAGTAAGTTCAATTTCCAAAAGCTGttctttcattcctctttttaaacaactttagcacgggtgtgcaaacttatgcaagccacagTAGGCTAGTACTGATGAACCAACAACTCActgcttttaatttaattaatgcatTAAGAACATGTTTGCATTATGCATTGAGCTCATTTTAAACCCAGCAATctgttcatttaaaacacaacttttaatAAAGCCTAATATTTATGTTAAGGTTGAAGCATGAGGAAGTTATCCTCTGCTCTCTTTAAGTAGCAACCTTACACACAGGGGGTAAGGAGCTGTCCATTCAGCACCACCAGGAGCCTCATTTAACCCTTATGAGAAAGACAATAAACCCATTTAATGGAGATTAT from Etheostoma cragini isolate CJK2018 chromosome 18, CSU_Ecrag_1.0, whole genome shotgun sequence encodes the following:
- the actr10 gene encoding actin-related protein 10 → MPLFDGLGSGGEKTAIVIDLGAAYTKCGFAGETGPRFIIPSEIRKPGQQQAIKVVQYNINTEELYVVLKEFIHLLYFRHLLVNPRDRRVVIIESILCPSHFRETLTKVFFKQFEVPSVLFAPSHLMAIMTLGINSALVMDCGHTETLVLPVYECTPILPAWEALPLGGKAIHKELDGLLVEQCTVDTDTTTGQSVPAAIGTIPEETVEDIKVRTCFVSDLHRGLQIQEAKFNLDGAAERPAPPPDVDYPLDGEKILHVKGSIRDSVMEILFEQDNEEKSVATLILDALVKCPIDTRKVLSENLVVIGGTAMLPGFLHRLLAELRLLVEKPKYSSVLASKSLRLHAPPAKPNCTAWLGGAIFGALQDILGSRSVSRDYYNQTGRIPDWCCLSSPPPESLYEAGKTPPPLMKRAFSTEK